A region of the Candidatus Methylomirabilota bacterium genome:
CCTGACCAGGCCGGCCCGGAGCAACTCCTTCCGGCTCATCGTGAAGGTCTCCATGGGGGAATGACACTTCCACGAAGGGAGCCCCCCATGACACTTTCACGTAGCAGTTACCCCATGACATTTTCATGTAGCAGCAGCAAGTGTCAAACCAGGGCATTGACAAGCCGGAGGGTGCGTATTACGGTCTCGCCGCGACCGGAGTGAGCGGTTCCTAGCGTACCTCGAACGCCGGAGGTTCACCATGCGGCTCGGGAATCGGTTCTCCATCCTCTTGCTCATCGCGTTTGCGCTCGGACTCTCCGCGACGTCTCAAGCCCAGCAGGCGCAACCGCCACCCACGTGGCAGCAGGGCCGGCCGCCCGAGCTGTCAAACTCACCGTTGGCCCCGCACGCGACGCCGCCCGCCCCGACGCCGGCCGAGCAGATCCCCGTCAACAAGATCAAGCTGCCGCCGGGCTTCAAGGCCCAGCTGTGGGCGTCCGGCATCCACAACGCGCGCGCCATGACCCTGGGCAGTAAGGGCACGCTGTTCGTGTCGAGCCGCGCGGCCGGCAACGTCTACGCGGTGGTGGACCGGGCGGGCCGCCGCGAGGTCAAGGTCATCGCCAAGGGCCTGACCCAGCCCAACGGCGTGGCGTTCCGCGACGGCGCCCTCTATGTGGCGGCCATCAACCGCATCGTCAAGTACGAGGGGATCGAGGACAAGCTCGACAACCCCGGGGAGCCGAAGGTCGTCATCGACACCCTCCCCAAGGACCTGCCCCACGGCTGGAAGTACCTGGCCTTCGGGCCGGACGGCAAGCTCTACTTCAACATCGGCGCGCCCGGCAACATCGTCCTGCCGCCCGAGACTCACGCCAACATCTCGCGCATCAACCCCGACGGCACCGGGTTCGAGTACGTCGCCCGCGGCGTGCGCAACAGCGTGGGGTTCGACTGGCACCCGCTGACCAAGGAGCTTTACTTCGCCAACCACGGGCGCGACTGGCTGGGCGACGACGTGCCGAACGACACCCTGCACCACGTCGGCGGGCGTCCCGGCTTTGTCCCGCACTTCGGCTATCCCTTCTGCCACCAGGGCGACATCCTCGACCCCGACTTCGGGCGCGGCCGCTCCTGCAGCGAGTTCAACAACCCGCTGCTCAAGCTCGGGGCTCACGTGGCCCCCATCGGCATCGCCTTCTACAACGGCAACATGTTCCCGGCCGATTACAAGAACCGCCTCTTCATCGCCCAGCGCGGTTCCTGGAACCGCACCCAGAAGCAGGGCTACCGGGTGATGGTGGTCACGCTGGCCATGGGGCGGCCGCCCAAGTACGAGGTCTTCGCCGAGGGTTGGCTCGATGGCGACAAGTTCTGGGGCCGGCCGGACTATCCGTTCGTCATGCCGGACGGTGCACTGCTGCTGTCCGACGACCACAACGGCGCCATCTACCGGATCACCTACCAGCGCTGATGGCCTCCGGCCCGAACACCCCCGTCGGCAACGGCGGGGGTGTTCTGTGTCCGGCGCTCGCCGCCCGGCCTGAGCGGAGGTAGCATGGGCCCCGTGCGTTCGAGAGCGAATGCGGGCGATCGGTAGCGTCCTCCTCCTGCTGGGCGTGCTGGTCGCGATCGGGATGCCGAGAGAGGGGCGGGCCGCGGACATCGAGGCCGGGCGGCGGAAGGCCGAAGTGTGCGCGGCCTGTCACGGCCCGGACGGCCGCTCGACGAACCCGGCCATCCCGTCGCTGGGCGGGCAGCCGACCCTCTACACCCACTGGCAGCTCATTCTGTTCCGCGACGGGCGCCGCAAGGATCCACAGATGACGCCGGTGGCCGCGGCCCTGAGCGACGCCGACATGGCGGACCTCGCCGCCTACTTTGCGGCCCGACCACCCGCCCCGCCCAAGGCCACCGTGGATCCGGCCACCGCCGAGGCGGGCCGCCGGCTCGTGGAGGTCCACCACTGCAGCTCATGCCACCGGCCGCGTCTGGACGGTCAGAACCAGGTTCCCCGCATCGCCGCCCAGCATTACGAGTACCTGCTCAACCAGCTCCGCGGGTTCAAGGCCCAGACCCGCGGCGAGCTCGAAGGCACCATGACCTCAGCAGCCCTGCCGCTCTCCGACGAGGAGATCGAGATCGTGGCCCGATATATCGCGAGCCTGCCATGACACCACTTTCTGCCTTCGCCCTTGTCCTCCTGCTGGCGGCCCCGGCCTGGGCCGGCGGCTCCGACTACGCCATCGCGCCCGGCGCGCGCCCCAACCTCGAAGGAAAGATCTCCGAGTGGGCGGTGCCGACGCCCCAGTTCGCGCGGGACCCGGCGCCCGGCCCCGACGGCAACATCTATATCGCCGTCATGTCCGGCAACAAGATCGCGCGCTTCGACACCCGCGGGAAGTCGTTCAAGGAGTGGGACCTGCCGCCCGGCGCGCGCCCGCACGGGCTGCTCGTCGATCGCCAGGGTCAGGTTTGGTACACGGGCAACGGCAACGGGACCATCGGCCACCTCGATCCCGCGACGGGCAGGGTGACGCAGCACAAGGCGCCGTCGGGCGGCGATCCGCACACGCTCGTGATCGACGACAAGGGGACGATCTGGTTCACCGTCCAGGGTGGGCAGCGCATCGGGCGGCTCGACACGAAGAGCGGCCAGATCACGGAGTTCAAGACGCGCGGCAATCCTTACGGCATCGCGTTGGACAAGTCGGGCACCGTGTGGTTCTGCCAGTTCGGCGGCGACCGGCTCGGGCGGCTCGATCCGGCGACCGGGCAGATCAGCGAGATGCCGATGGAGCCGGGCTCGCGGCCGCGGCGCATGGCGACGGCGGGGGATGGGTCACTGTGGGTGACGCTCTACGGCAACGGCAAGCTCGTCCGCGTGGACCCGGCGGCGCGGAAGGTCGTGAAGGAGTACGCGCTGCCGGCCGGGCCGGCGGGCGGCCCCTACGCGGTGAGCGTCGACGCCGCGGGCATGGTGTGGGTCAACGAGATCCAGACCGACACCGTGGTGCGGCTCGACCCCGGGTCCGGGCAGATGCGCGTCTTCAACCTGCCGTCGAAGAACGTCGGCATCCGGAAGATGATCGTGGATGCCGATGGCCGCCTCTGGTACATGGGCAGCCACAACGGCCGGCTGGGTGTCATCGAGTGATGCGCTGGCTCCTGGCGGCGCTGCTCGTGGGCATTCCCACGAGCGCGCCGGCCGAGGACGCGCTGTGGGACCTGCTCAAGGGCGGCGGGCAGGTGGTCGTCATGCGTCACGCCTCGACCGACCCCGGCGTCGGCGATCCGCGGGGGTTCAAGCTGGACGATTGCGCGACCCAGCGGAACCTGAGCGCGGCCGGACGCGAGGAGGCGCGGCGCATCGGAGCCGCGTTCCGCGCGCGCGGCGCTCGGGTCGGGCGCGTGCTCTCGAGCCGCTGGTGCCGGTGTCTGGAGACCGCGCGCCTGGCGTTCGGCCGCGTCGAGCCGTGGCCGCCGATCGATTCCTTCTTCGAGGACCGGAGCCGCGAGCTCGCGCAGACGAGGGCCGTGCGCGCGCTGGCCGGCGAGCGTCCCGCCGGCGGCAACCTGGTCCTCGTCACGCATCAGATCAACATCGGGGCCCTCACCGGCGTCTATCCGGTGTCCGGGGAGATAGTGGTGCTCACGCCACAGGGCGGCGGAGAGTTCCGCGTCGCCGGTCGCCTGCCACCCTCGGCGCTGCCGGGGAACTGAAAGCGCCCCGTCAGAGCGGAATTACACTTCTTCCTGGACCTCTCCGTCCCACTCGATCTTGATCCCGCGCTGGACCGACTGGGAAGCCGGGCAGCCCTTCTCGTGCACCTCGATGGCGCGCAGCGCCTCCTCGCGCCGGCCCTTGGGCACGCGCAGCTTGTAGTGCACCTTGATCCGCGTGATCAGCGGCTTGCCGTCCACGTTCTCGATGAACCCCTCGGCCTCGGCGGCGAGGCGATCGGGCTGGGTGGGGATCTTCCGCGCCGCTAGCGCTCCCGCTAGCGTGCCCGTCATTCAGCCCGCCACCGCGGCCACGATGTGGTCGAGCGTGGTCGGCAGTTCCTCCTCCGGCTCGACGCCGTAGAACTTCTTGATCCCGCCGTGCACGCCGTAGCTGACCGGCTCGGGGAACTGCTCGATGTACGCCCGGCGCTTCGGGCCCTTGTCCTTGACGATCTTGACGCGCGACACGTGGATCAGCTCGGCCATCGCGGTCTCCTTTCGAGGGATGTCAGACTTCGGCGGGCTTCGTGGCGGCGATCGTCAGCGATCATCGGCGCTCTTCCCCGATCTCGATCTTCATCTGATGGGCGCGGACCTGGCGAACCACCTCGTTGTAGCGGTCGAGCATCACCTTGCGCACGCCGTCGAAGCGCCAGCGCTCGACCACGACGCCCATCACGAAGCCCACCCCGATCAGATAGAGGCCGAGCGCCAGCCTCAAGATTCTTCGCCGCCAGAGGGGACTCATGGCTCCGAGGCTACCCGATCGGCCGGCAAAATGCGATTCCCCGGGCCGGTCAGGGGTGCGGATCGGGGGCCACCCGAGGCGAGTGTGGTTCCGAAGCGGCCGGGTGCCCCCGGCCCCCGGCCCCTGACTGCTCTTCGCTCCACAGCAGCGGCAGCGCCAGCAATGGCAGCAGTCCCACGAAGACCACCGTGATCATCAGTCGGCCGACGTTCGAGTAGTCGTGCTGGCTGACCTGGAACAGCTCGTTGAGATACTGCGTGAAGAGCTGACTGGCCGAGAGGGCCAGGTTCATCAGCGACGCCATGATGGCGAACATGGTCGCCTCGGCCCCCGGCGGCGCCGACTTGGCGATGAGCACGAGCATGGGGACCATCGTGAGCTGCGCGAGCGGCGCCGAGATCGTCGTGTCGACGAACGCCAGCGTGCGGGCGCTGACGCCCAGCCACTCGTGCAGGCCGTAGAAGAGGCCGATGTTGGGCAGGTAGAGGATCGTGCCGGCGATCACGACCCAGAAGAGCGTGAAGCTCACCGGCCGCTTGACGATCGTCTTGCGAAAGACGAGCAGGCCCAGGAGGCTCAGCACCGCGCTCACCTGCGCCAGCACGCCCAGGAACTTCTGATCGAAGCCGAGGCGGTCGATCACCCAGTAACTGTAGCCCTGGCCCACGTCCGGCGTGGCGCGGAAGAGGAAGATGACGATGGAGGCGACGGCGACGCCGCGCGAGATGCCAACGTGCTGGAGCAGCGTTCCGATGAGGACCAGCGAGAGCACCAGCACGGTCTCCTGCGCGTAGGGGGCGTGCAGGGTCTCGAGCGCGGTCCCCAGGGCCGCGTAGCCGAGGCCGACGATGAGGACGAGCCGGGCCTTGCCGCCTCCCAGCGGCCCCGCATCCGCGCGCGCCGGCACCGCCCGCGCCCGGGCCGGGCGCGCGATGACGATGCTGGCGGCAACCACCAGGGGCAGCGTCGTGGCCACCGCGAATGTCGGTCGGGAGCCGAGGGTGCCCGCCAGCCAGCCCGACAGGTAGCCGACGCTGATGCCCCCGAGCAGCACCGCCATCCGTCCGAACGTCTGGATCTGACCGATCTCCTCGTCGGTCTGGGCGACCTCCACGCTGAGCGCGTCGGCGACCACGTCCTGGACCATGTACCCGATGGTGACCAGCAGCGCCGCGACGAGGTAGGGGCCCCGGGTGGCGACAGTCGTCGCCATCAGGACGTACCCGGTGAGCGTGCAGCCGACTCCGATCAGCATGTAGGCCAGACGGCGACTGCCGAAGATGGGGTACACGTCGGAGCCGACCCCGGCGACCATCTTCATGGACCAGGGCAGGCCGAGCCAGAACGCGATCGCGGCCGCCTCCGCGGGCTCGAGCTGCAGCGTCTCCTTCTGGAAGAAGAGCTCGGCGACGCCCGTCACGGCGCTGGCGCCGTAAGAGAAATACGTGACGAGGACAGGGATCCAGGCCGGCCGAAAACCGCTGAGGAGACTGGGTGGCACGCCCTATCCTAACCCACCCCTGGAAGAATTTTCGCGGCCCAGGCCAGAAGCGTTGTGTAAGAGGCCGAACTTTCGGCGGAGCCGGAGGTTGTAAGATTGGCAGCCGGCTTGCTTGTTATGCTAGGGGGTGGATGGGGATGCTTCAGCGCGCCGTAGCCCTCTGGCAGTCCCGTAGCTTCTGGCGGGGGCGGTCACGGCCCCGCCTCGCCCTGGCGCTCGGCGGCGGGGGCGTCATCGGGGGCATGTACGAGGTCGGCGCCCTGGCCGCGCTCGAGGAGCGCCTGAACGGT
Encoded here:
- a CDS encoding PQQ-dependent sugar dehydrogenase; amino-acid sequence: MRLGNRFSILLLIAFALGLSATSQAQQAQPPPTWQQGRPPELSNSPLAPHATPPAPTPAEQIPVNKIKLPPGFKAQLWASGIHNARAMTLGSKGTLFVSSRAAGNVYAVVDRAGRREVKVIAKGLTQPNGVAFRDGALYVAAINRIVKYEGIEDKLDNPGEPKVVIDTLPKDLPHGWKYLAFGPDGKLYFNIGAPGNIVLPPETHANISRINPDGTGFEYVARGVRNSVGFDWHPLTKELYFANHGRDWLGDDVPNDTLHHVGGRPGFVPHFGYPFCHQGDILDPDFGRGRSCSEFNNPLLKLGAHVAPIGIAFYNGNMFPADYKNRLFIAQRGSWNRTQKQGYRVMVVTLAMGRPPKYEVFAEGWLDGDKFWGRPDYPFVMPDGALLLSDDHNGAIYRITYQR
- a CDS encoding c-type cytochrome, coding for MRAIGSVLLLLGVLVAIGMPREGRAADIEAGRRKAEVCAACHGPDGRSTNPAIPSLGGQPTLYTHWQLILFRDGRRKDPQMTPVAAALSDADMADLAAYFAARPPAPPKATVDPATAEAGRRLVEVHHCSSCHRPRLDGQNQVPRIAAQHYEYLLNQLRGFKAQTRGELEGTMTSAALPLSDEEIEIVARYIASLP
- a CDS encoding histidine phosphatase family protein — translated: MRWLLAALLVGIPTSAPAEDALWDLLKGGGQVVVMRHASTDPGVGDPRGFKLDDCATQRNLSAAGREEARRIGAAFRARGARVGRVLSSRWCRCLETARLAFGRVEPWPPIDSFFEDRSRELAQTRAVRALAGERPAGGNLVLVTHQINIGALTGVYPVSGEIVVLTPQGGGEFRVAGRLPPSALPGN
- a CDS encoding OsmC family protein, coding for MTGTLAGALAARKIPTQPDRLAAEAEGFIENVDGKPLITRIKVHYKLRVPKGRREEALRAIEVHEKGCPASQSVQRGIKIEWDGEVQEEV